A genomic window from Ictidomys tridecemlineatus isolate mIctTri1 unplaced genomic scaffold, mIctTri1.hap1 Scaffold_161, whole genome shotgun sequence includes:
- the LOC101957604 gene encoding olfactory receptor 2T33, whose product MENSTDPTAMNFILLGLFDYTKTHRVLFSLVFMTFIASLVGNILMILLIHTDPRLHTPMYFLLSQLSLMDLMLVSTIIPKMAANYLLNSRSISPAGCVSQIFLLLTLGGGECFLLAAMSYDRYVAICHPLRYHVLMSHKLCSQLVAGSWLLGGIDGLMQASAALSFPYCHSREIDHFFCEAPSLMRLVCADTTVFEFFMYICCILMLLIPLSLIVASYSLILAAVLRMHSATARKKALTTCSSHLVVVGMFYGTLMVIYMRPRSYQSVGHSKVVSAFYTIFTPVLNPLIYSVRNKDVKGAFRNWLGKTHAM is encoded by the coding sequence ATGGAGAACTCCACTGACCCCACGGCGATGAACTTCATTCTCCTGGGGCTCTTTGACTACACAAAGACCCATCGAGTCCTGTTTTCTCTGGTGTTCATGACCTTCATTGCCTCCCTGGTGGGCAACATCCTGATGATCCTGCTCATCCACACAGACCCCAgactccacacccccatgtacttcctgctcagccagctctccctcatggacTTGATGCTGGTCTCCACCATCATCCCCAAAATGGCAGCCAACTACCTGCTGAACTCCAGGTCTATCTCTCCTGCTGGCTgtgtttcccagatcttcttgtTACTCACTCTGGGAGGGGGAGAGTGCTTCCTCCTGGCAGCCAtgtcctatgaccgctatgtggccatatGCCACCCATTGCGCTACCATGTTCTCATGAGCCACAAGCTGTGTTCCCAACTGGTAGCAGGCTCCTGGCTTTTGGGAGGAATTGATGGGCTGATGCAAGCCAGTGCCGCTCTGAGCTTCCCCTACTGCCACTCCAGGGAGATAgaccacttcttctgtgaagcaCCTTCGTTGATGCGCCTTGTCTGTGCGGACACCActgtttttgagtttttcatGTACATCTGTTGCATCCTGATGCTCTTGATCCCTCtgtctctcattgtggcctcatACAGTCTCATCCTGGCTGCTGTGTTAAGAATGCATTCTGCTACAGCCAGAAAGAAAGCCTTAACCACCTGCTCCTCTCATCTGGTTGTGGTAGGGATGTTCTATGGCACCCTCATGGTCATCTACATGAGACCCAGGTCCTACCAATCAGTGGGCCACAGCAAAGTAGTCTCTGCATTTTATACCATCTTTACTCCTGTGCTGAACCCCCTCATCTACAGCGTGAGGAATAAAGATGTCAAGGGGGCCTTCAGAAATTGGCTGGGCAAGACACATGCTATGTGA
- the LOC101963447 gene encoding olfactory receptor 2T33, with product MESGNTSSDFILLGLLGHSRTQQFLFGIVLTIAFTALVGNALMILLIQWDLRLHTPMYFLLSQLSLMDAMLVSTTVPKMAADYLTGNKSISPAGCGFQIFFLLTLGGGECFLLAAMSYDRYVAICHPLRYPMLMSWPLCLRMTMGSWFLGAADGLMQAVVALSFPFCSRREIDHFFCEAPTLVRLACADTSVFENVMYFCCVLMLLVPFCLILTSYSLILAAVLHMRSPETRKKAFATCSSHVAVVGLFYGAAIFIYVRPKSYRSAHHDKVVSAFYSILTPMLNPLIYSLRNSEVKGALRKCVASVWP from the coding sequence ATGGAAAGTGGGAACACCAGTTCTGACTTCATTCTCCTAGGTCTCTTGGGCCACTCCAGGACCCAACAGTTTCTCTTTGGGATAGTTCTGACAATAGCTTTCACGGCTCTAGTGGGCAATGCCCTCATGATTCTCCTGATTCAGTGGGACCTCCGGCTCCATACGCCCATGTACTTCCTCCTGAGCCAACTCTCCCTCATGGACGCCATGCTGGTTTCCACCACTGTGCCCAAAATGGCTGCTGACTACTTGACTGGAAACAAGTCCATCTCCCCTGCTGGCTGTGGCTTCCAGATCTTTTTCCTTCTCACTCTGGGTGGTGGGGAGTGCTTCCTCTTAGCAGCCAtgtcctatgaccgctatgtggccatatGCCACCCTCTGCGCTATCCCATGCTTATGAGCTGGCCACTGTGTCTGAGGATGACCATGGGGTCCTGGTTCCTGGGAGCAGCTGACGGGCTGATGCAGGCAGTTGTTGCCCTGAGCTTCCCATTTTGCAGCAGGCGAGAGATAGACCATTTCTTCTGTGAGGCCCCCACACTGGTGCGCTTGGCTTGTGCTGACACGTCTGTCTTTGAGAATGTCATGTACTTCTGCTGTGTGTTGATGCTCCTGGtgcccttctgcctcatcctgacCTCCTACAGTCTCATCCTGGCCGCTGTCCTCCACATGCGCTCCCCAGAAACCCGCAAGAAGgcctttgccacctgctcctcacacGTGGCTGTGGTGGGGCTCTTTTATGGAGCTGCCATTTTTATCTACGTGAGACCCAAATCCTACAGGTCAGCTCACCATGATAAGGTGGTGTCAGCCTTCTACAGCATCCTCACCCCTATGCTGAACCCtctcatctacagcctgaggaacagcgAGGTCAAGGGGGCCCTGAGAAAGTGTGTGGCCAGTGTGTGGCCTTGA